The genomic segment ATAAACTTTTAGGCAAAATACAAAAAGttaaatattttaaatgtaaGATGTTATTTGCACATTAAAGAGAAAATAATTGTTAAGCATTAAGATGCATAATATAAGTAATTTATTGAAAATTCATTtataatgttttaaaaaaaaatacatgattaGTTCATTTAAGAGGATTTGTCATTTTTGGGTTGAATTTGAAATAAAGATAATTTGCCAAATTGTTCTTCGAAAACTTAAATATTTAGGTAGACATTTGTGTTAAAGGTCTTTATACTATATATATTTTGGCAAGTtggttctcaattttttttttgtaaattggcTCCCAAACTTTTATTTTATTCTCATCTGCAACCCTATACTGTTAAATGTTACATTATGCTGTTagatttttttctattatttttttctttatctttttatATCAAAGGGCatgattatactttttttttttaaatggggtATTATGTAACACTCCAAAACTTTATTAAGATACCTACTTTTTTTAgtgaattatatatttttttattaagatACCTCaatttttaggattttttttcttcagatgaAGTCctcattatttatattttataacacTCAGGTCCAAAAAATTGATTTTGTATTAGTTAGGTCATCAACTTTTTCAAATTGTATCATTTTGGTCCCtaaatgctattttttttttaaatacataaaaaaaattacaaaataaatagtgaatcattcttaaaatatttggacatttaatttatgacaataccaAATATaacatgagaaaaaaatattttcatggcatttttaaaaatatttaatatttttgaaaattaaattaatctttcaaaaaaatattcttacctacattgttgttttataattaatattaataactatattatctcGATTAACTTgatattataaatttttattatgtttatgcttttttatttcatacatttaaaaaaaaaaacttaatagtGTAGTACAATGTTATttatgtctatatatatatatatgattagttataagttgcattataaaaaaaattacaaaataaaaataaatatgtacatgataaatatttataattttgtgatagttttgttattaatattaaaaaaaaatataggtaagatttttttttaatgataaattaatttaatttgtaaaactattaaatattttttaaaatgtcatgaaaatatatttattttcaatgTCATGTTTGGTATTGCCATAAATTAAGTAATTCAATAtttttaagattgattcaccattttttgtattttatttatgtatttgaaagaaaaaaagaaataaaaataacatttaggGACCGAAATGATACAATTTGAAAATGTTGGGAACATAACTGATAAAAAATCAATTTTCGTgacctaagtgttacaaagtaTAAAAAATAGGGACTGGTGCTGAAAAAATCCACATTCTATTATATTAATTCGAATAGGATTATTATTTACACTCAAAATTAGTCTTCACGAAGCAGTTATTGTGGTGTAGATTGGATGATCGATTCCATAAAAAGATAACATAAAAAACATAGGAGGATTTTATGGTAGGGGCTTCAGAAAGAGCCCCACCGGTGGGGCTCTTTTGTATTTCCGACTCGTGAACAATTTTCagcacgatttttttttatgatcgtgtatattgtaattatttaaagcatcctgcatattttcataaaattatgaataatttacagtgccaaaaactaggttcaaatatattattttccacacgcataaaaaaattagtcacgcgtgcaacaacctatttttaaactagttttcgacactataaattattcggaattttctgaaaatttacatgatactctaaataactacagtATACAcggtagggctgagcataaaatccgaaaaatcGAAAAAACCGTATACACCGACcttccgaacaccgaaaaaaccgaatccgattaaaccgaacaccgaaaaaaccgccactgttcggtcggtttgaaaaTTTTGTCCGGACCGACCGGAGGAACCGAAACTGAccgaacaatataatatataataatataatattatataattattaattattaaaattattaaataaaaataaaaaaatatgaaattatgttctatatatttatgttataaaAATGCACAAAATTAGATTCCAGCAAtccaaaatttttagttttttaactaaaactttcaaaaaaaaaaaaaaaatttaaaaaataaataagaaattcggtttggtcggtttaaccgaccaaaccacGGTCCAAAACAGTCGGTTTTTTCTTTTAACTGGTTTGGTCGGttggtttttggattgcaccaatccagaccgaaaaccgaattctggattttatgttatgaaaaaaaCCGCcaaaaccgaccgatgctcacccctaatacacggtcataaaaaaaaatcacgtcaaaaactattcacgggttgagaacacaaaagagcTCCACCGATAGAACTCTTTTTGAAGCCTCTACCATAGAAATTTCCAAAAACATATTAGTGAAACTTTAAACACAAAAAGGTAAAATGAAATGATTTGTAATGTCTTTTTTTATAATTTAGTAATAAAATAACACGAATAAAAATGAGATGCAATTCTAACAAAATGTGGAAAGTATGAAGAATCACttattgtgttatttatttatttaaatattttattcacaaaagtaACTTAAATAATATGTTAACATCCCAACAATTTATTTGAATGATTTAACTTTGTttatattttaacaaaaaaaagtATTTGAGTAATTAAAAATTTTGCTTTGAGAACAATACAATAATCTTTTCAAAAATCTAATTTATGGTTGCCGAAATGGGCTATTGCAACAAACTGGCTTGGGCTAGCTAAAACTTGAATGTCTGGCCCATCTCTTATCATTTAATTGATTTTGTTTTGCACAAATTTACATTTtcctataaaataaaatatattaaattaaaactaaatactttcaaattactttttttttaataagatatAGTTGTGGAATAGCCATATACTATCCCAAACCCACTACCATCTCTAATCTTACTCAgtgactaaaaaattatttttagctTAGTTTTTTATAACATTCAACACTTGATATATTTTCAATGTCTACACAATAATTTGTATAGTGTGTCAAAAACACTAtttgtaagaaaaaaaaattaatatatcatTTTGTCAATTAAAATGTATTTCACCACTAATTGTGTAtgatttataaaattttatttaaaatatagtatttttgtaaACTTTCGTGACAAATCTAGTTGTTTGATGTAATCTAGCGTTTCTGTAAACTTTAATTACAAAAATGTTTAACTAAAGTCACaaactaattttataaatattagttacaaaaatatattttttagttacGAAATTTAATTATGTAAATCTTTGCaccaaaaaatgtattttttagtTACAAATTACTCTGTAAATGTTATTTATAAAAATGTCTTTCTGTAATTGTATTTTGTGAatattgtcaaaaaaaaaattatttgtcatTCTCTTTATATGATTTTGCTACtctatatttttggtatatgtttggTATTATACACCAAAATTCGTAAAAGAATCTTTAAACATCAGGTATTTATTCTAAGAAAATACcaaattaattacataaaacactgtatgtttaaaaaaaatttgaaatatacggtgaatataaataattacatatatacggtgctttcaaaaaaaatatacgGAGATTAGTAAAAGGAAATAAAACAAGAATACAATTCATTAATGTATCAATTTGGTCTCTAATAGGTAATGAATAACTTTTTTTTATGTCAGAAGAAGtgtgatgaaattttattttgttgtttacTCATAAAAAAAGAAacatcattaattgatgtaatttaattatgttgatgtgatataataatattcaatcattttcttttcaatttttgtatttttatttatttaaaatgaatgtattattaatattaaataaatatttatgcttgcataaattataatatttttaataaatataatctaTTTCTATACTagtagttatattttttttttaatatttgttaCTTATATTATGTAATCAaacatttttgtatatattagttacaaaataaaatagtaTCTTTTAATAAGAAActtagttttataaatttttttacaaacaTGTACTAAATTCAcaagttaattttataaatttttgtaacaatcatgttaaataaattttataaatatttatgtaaatgttagttacaaaattaaactttttagttgtgaaattagtttcgTTAATTGTTGTTATAAAAtgtaaaatttgtttaaaaaaatattgtatttcaccactatatatattcattaaagtgttttataaataataaatatcttaaatttatatttttaagttgtataacaTAAATATGAAGGTTCCTATAattatttggtacaatattgtaacaatatggaaaaaatataatatttttatgtatattttggttatgatttcttaagtataaaatattttcgtaaatgttagttacaaaaatatatttcttagttataaaactagatttgtaaactattgttacaaaaataaaaaatttagttacaaatttgtttgtaagttttatctacaaaaaaacaaaaaaaaatctacaattctataacgGATTTTGTAAATACtatttacaaacacgtaacagatatttacaagtttgtaacagatatttactagtttgtaaacgttgttcacaaaaaattgtattttacagcttttatttatgattttgccactccgtatttacaattttgccattctgtgtttttatccaaaaattccgtatttttgtaatgcaccgtatttttcagattttttttaacttttagtgcatttttgtaaatttccCAATTATATTCTTAGTAATAAGAAAGAAAACATATTGGGCTGGTCTCTCAAAGCCATATCCAAATCCAATTATATCCAGTATCTTTCAGTTCATATTAGCCCAAATACATGCTAAAGATTATCATAATGTAccggataaaaaaaattaaataaattacaaGATAGACACAttgataatatataataataaaaattgtgggaaaaataattaaataaaacatggACTGAACTCGCATTGATATTAAAAATAGATAGAAATACATTTTTGTGCAAGCTAATTACAAGCCAAGCAAATTAGCTGCTTTTACCcccaattatatgataataaaatgataataAAGGAGAAATACATTGTGATGATGAAAGAAACCagatatataaatagatatatatactttttttttttaaaaaaagaagatAATTGGATTTTAGACAAATTTGTTAATATATTTTTGTACAATACCACTGACAAGAATTTTGTATGCCTTTTCAGTTGGATGGTAAGCATCCCAAAATACATAATTAGTTTCATCCACGCATGTAGTGTCGAATTTGTTGCATGTTAAAGCTGCCTCTATAAGTCCAGTTCCACAACACCCTTTTTTCGAAATAGTAAACCCTAAACAAACAATTAGAATAAgttaattaattactaattattatattatatatatatatatgtaaagttaATAATAAAGAGATCAAGATCGATCACTATACTCACCATAACTAGTAGGGTTTTGAATGATGTCAAGGAGTGGATAGTAAATATCAACATAGACAAGTCTTGTATCAGGGCTAACATAATTTTTGGTAAGTGAATCCAACGATGCAGAGATTTTAGAATTGAACATTATAGCTGCTTCGTTCTCTTGATCATAACAATTCCTTTCTATGCCTCCTCCTAGAGTTCTTTGAGATGGTACACATCCAATTGGAGGTGCCCCAAGAACCCCAATTCTTCTTGTTCCCAATCCATACAAGCCCTTTCAAATCACAATAATTTGTAATTACAATAAgtcacacatacatatataagcAATTTCATCGACGACACTTACTTGATATCTTCTCAAATATCCCGTGTAATTATAAACTGCTAAGTATATTGACaatactattttttttagttattttgtacaatagttttgtttttataattCTTTACAAAAATAGTCTTCTAGACACATTCGATATCGTGTCTAACATGCTCGATACTCTGGTTGAAAGATTATTTTGTAAAGAGTTATTAAAATAAGAGAAAATACCAGTTTGACCCCTGTGTTTTTCCCGAATACGCGATTAGCCATTGCGTTTTGTTAAATGATAGTTCGGACCATGTGTTctacaaaattgatcaaaatagtaccctaaacctgattttgatcaaaatattttcaaatataatcttTCATTCTTAGCTCCTCGACCACCTTCTCCGCTACTGTGAACCCATCCCATCTCCAATGACCcaaaattgatcttataattgaaaatattttaacaaaaaataggatataggttattattttgatccatttttgtaaaacatggactctaaattgtcatttaacaaaacataggatcTGATGATCGCGTACTCAGAAAAAATATAGGGGCTAAAATAGTATTTTCCCTTAAAAGAATACTATTGTTATAAAGTGACATTAAACTAAGATGGATCTATTTTCAcccattttattattattatcattatcattAGTTGTCATAACatgaaatataataaatataagtaTACCTTGACGAAGTCAGTAGCATAACCAACCATAAGATCAGTGTAAGCAGAAACATCATATTCCAATCTTCTAATACCAGCAGTAAAATAGGTATTAGCAATATCGTTGCTGCTTAGTACCACAAAAACGACACTGTTAGCCAGGATGAACTTTGTTTTTTCTTCCCCAGCTATTCCTTTCAACTTCTCTATGTATTCTTTGAACTTTTCCAATTGGTCATCTAGTAGTGGAacactctgttttttttttatcatataaaacaaattaattaattaatcacttaATACttataatgttaaaaaaaaaaagaattaatgggtacaaatttaatttatgtatatatatgtataccgCAAGTTTTGAGGTCAACGGATCAAATCCTACTCCACCAACAGCAAAGCACACACCAGTTAGAAGGTCTTTTGGTGTTAAATTTGGATCAGCATAGGGTGGCAATAGCTCTTTGATTCCCAATTCCTCCACTAAAATATAAAGATTAAAATAGATTAATAATTAGTAATTAATGAAAATATACTCTTTATTAATGTTATTTTGCATTATTGACAAAATATATAATCTTCCCGATAAAGTGCCGAGTGTATATAATAAAGTATAAATGTATTGTCAAATAAGAAAATTATTGTAAAaagtgattatatatatatttgggtttATTCTATTTTGAGATTGTGTTTTTTCTTAATACCTGTTTAAATCtcattttttgataaattctttttttgaccctgtattttgtaaaatgattcaaatagacccttaaactcaattttaatgaaagataaatttaatataacaacacagttgtaaggcaaaataattttatttttgttttaaattgttagtttggtgaattatttgtaattttagcttagaaaactttgaccaaaatcgagtttagggttctatttgaactattttacaaaatatataatcTAAAAAATCATTTGTTAAAACACATAATCTAAACAGGTAATTGGACAAAACTCaacattaacaaaaaaaaaaaaaaaaaaaagtataaaccctgtaaatatataaaataaccTACTTTGAGGGCTTTCTCTGTGATAAGATATAGTTTTATGGGTATGGTTATTTTAATGCCTTCTCTTGAATCAATGCATTCCCATGAAACAAATAAACCTTTTTCACTCCccaaccaattaaaaaaaaacttatgaaAAGGGACCACAGCATCAACAAAAGTGTAATAAATAGTAacattaatatatataacaaatttCGTTAAATATCTACTTAACTAATCGTACTTGAAAAATAATCAAAATTAATTACAcacataaacatcatcaaaatttatatatatccCATTCCCATTCCCATTCCCATGCACATCAATTATATATTAAACTCACACTACTTCAAAGTCAAACTAATTTTTGTTCTTTCTTTCACTGCCTAATAAgttctatgtatatatatatcaaaacaaTCGATGGATTAAATTAAACTCATAATATTTACTAccgaaatatatataaagaaggTAGAAAAAGAATTTATAGTACGTACGTACGTACCTAAAAGGTCAGAAGGAACCTTGCCATTGGAGTATCTTCCGGTGGGTTTTCCTCCTCTGAAGTCGCGACCATAGGGAGGAAAGTTAGACCTCGCCAGAGATAAGATATTGTTGTTGTTATTTCCGGTATCTACAATCGAATCTCCGAACATAATCACCGCCGAAACTGTCTTGTTTCCTGGTATCTTAACCCTGGCTTCGGCCAATAATCCACACCACAAAATAATCATCATCCTCATCCTCATCACCAAAAACGACGCCGTTCTGGGGTTTCTTCGGCTTATCTTCATATTcattaataaaaacaaaaagCAATGATTTGTAGTGGAAGAGAGTAGAGTAGCAAATAATATATGTAGCTAGAATTCTAATTCGACTGAGAATTAAAAGTTATTGTTCAGTTGGGACTCATTTAATAgtcaaataaaattaatattataatgattttatttatttatttatttatttttgtatatatataaatataaatatttatttaggGTTGGAAAGATGAGCAGTGTAGCTAAAGTCGTTGTCAATTGTCATCATGAAGTTAAAGTAGGTCTCTGCTCTGTTGGCCATTATAGAAAATATAAGTATGGTGGATCtgcttatatataaatatatttatcctaagaaaatgaaaaaaaaaaactatttgtaCTTATTTTTCAAtacttgtacttattcttttattttaaaaaatatatatataggagaaATAGGTTTCGTCTAGACAATAGTGTAAGGTAAATTGTCGGTTCAACACGTAATCcaatataataatgataatacaGTAAAAAGTTCTAGTAGGTATGGATACATTTTACCCgtaaataataaatttgaatattaattttaGAGCTAAAATATTTTCCTACACGTGCAACAATTCAtatatttcttttatataaaatgggataaataaattgattttattaactttaataaaatattttaaatatttaatgaaatatattttttaaattaattaaaaataaatatttattaatcatattaatataaatttaaatattataaaatataataataatatttaatataaaactacatataaataattatattaatataaatataaattcaaatattataaaatattattattataataatatttaatactagactattcatttaatacttatattaatataaatttaaatattataaaatataataataatatttaatataaaactacatataaataattatattaatataaatttaaattcaaatattattattataataatatttaatactagactattcatttaatacttatattaatataaatttaaatattataaaatatcattataataatagtatataatacataatcttaatttttattaaaaaaaattattatttaggTTTAAAATAGTTctcatattatatatgtatatttaaaatatatataaacaatattttaatttaattttttatttactatgtttatgtcattcttttatatataatattattttatttatttaaaatttatatgacaataatataaatttaataaaaataattaataaattttataaataaaattaaacaaaacgtGCGTtatttctattatatatatatataaatatatatatacatgtaaaaTGATTTATAAGTTTGATGATGAGTTAAGAAGAAAGCAATAATGATCAAGCAATTATATAAATACATAGAATAACAGGTCACTTATTATTAAAATTTATGTgctattaaaataatatatttttgtagaaataaaataaagtgaTTCATTTATGAAGGAAGATATATGGCCAAAATAGATATATCAACTGAGAGGAGAGATAtggataatttttattttaatttcttagtCAATCTCTACTTTAAAAATACAtgccaaaatatttttttttcaattttttttatggttgtgttCGTATAGTTACAACTTTATTCctataaatttttgaaaaattatgaatagtttacaatGCCGAAACACAGAGTTTATGATATTCCTTGATATTCCAATTGccaaaagtgtttgaaaaattaCAAAGAATATAAttgtaaaaatagaaaaaaaatcctCCGACAAGTgttttcaaaaatagaagttGACCAATATATCAAAATAGGAGGTTGTGGAACACCCCTCATCAATTAATGTTGTTAACCGCAGCTGTCTCATGTTTCTTTCTCATAATTATTTGGTCTCACGAATAAAATGAGGACATTTGGCTTTATAAATCTGTTttgcttattattatttatttaattttcttcaaaaaataaaaaataataatagcagcataagcaaataaataaaatactgaAAGTAATTACTACACTCTTTTCAAACAAATTATTTccttgaaaatatacaaaaattaattattttttatattttattattgatggttaaatataataataaaataataagataaaaaatatagtatttaatagtgattattaaaaataatactacaatattaaaaatgacataaaaataaataaaaaagtgtaaCATGTATGTTATGCATCATACTATATTGACGCgtttcttcgccaacagataattatacgaataaacgggatggattagtgctaaatagtgaaccgtaatatgaaaatatttaaattccaAACTAGCGAAATTAGTattgtgggaaggttatcactcctttctttttaggtggttcgaaggttaaaatctttctagtccaccagtcaatattattgatatctcttgagtatTTTTTTACAGAGTGTTTCTTCACAACGAAAAATgtcaaccccttgcaacgcccagggtctcggtatttatagggagaggatacctgggcgttggta from the Humulus lupulus chromosome X, drHumLupu1.1, whole genome shotgun sequence genome contains:
- the LOC133804152 gene encoding GDSL esterase/lipase EXL3-like — translated: MNMKISRRNPRTASFLVMRMRMMIILWCGLLAEARVKIPGNKTVSAVIMFGDSIVDTGNNNNNILSLARSNFPPYGRDFRGGKPTGRYSNGKVPSDLLVEELGIKELLPPYADPNLTPKDLLTGVCFAVGGVGFDPLTSKLASVPLLDDQLEKFKEYIEKLKGIAGEEKTKFILANSVVFVVLSSNDIANTYFTAGIRRLEYDVSAYTDLMVGYATDFVKGLYGLGTRRIGVLGAPPIGCVPSQRTLGGGIERNCYDQENEAAIMFNSKISASLDSLTKNYVSPDTRLVYVDIYYPLLDIIQNPTSYGFTISKKGCCGTGLIEAALTCNKFDTTCVDETNYVFWDAYHPTEKAYKILVSGIVQKYINKFV